One genomic window of Quercus lobata isolate SW786 chromosome 9, ValleyOak3.0 Primary Assembly, whole genome shotgun sequence includes the following:
- the LOC115959546 gene encoding uncharacterized protein LOC115959546 isoform X2 yields MAIGKKKLMSSAPWRGEEEAAEEFQGAKLKVTKQQPGADSVMHVPCKKKDKSKRQDHDNYDDDSLVEIDPQLRYSFQQPEGIANAQKSLGIGQEEKACCIH; encoded by the exons ATGGCAATCGGGAAGAAGAAGTTAATGTCATCGGCGCCATGGAGGGGCGAAGAGGAAGCCGCCGAAGAGTTCCAAGGCGCAAAGCTCAAGGTCACAAAGCAGCAGCCTGGAGCTGACTCAGTGATGCACGTGCCTTGCAAGAAGAAAGACAAGTCCAAACGCCAGGACCATGACAATTACGATGATGATTCCCTCGTCGAGATTGACCCCCAGCTTCGCTACAGCTTTCAAC AACCAGAAGGTATAGCAAATGCCCAAAAATCTTTAGGGATAGGACAGGAAGAGAAGGCTTGTTGTATtcattga
- the LOC115959546 gene encoding uncharacterized protein LOC115959546 isoform X1: MAIGKKKLMSSAPWRGEEEAAEEFQGAKLKVTKQQPGADSVMHVPCKKKDKSKRQDHDNYDDDSLVEIDPQLRYSFQRNYQFLQRVFSIDTIVKPLSPAMAYNVSRNLNFFTHNSFNQKV; this comes from the exons ATGGCAATCGGGAAGAAGAAGTTAATGTCATCGGCGCCATGGAGGGGCGAAGAGGAAGCCGCCGAAGAGTTCCAAGGCGCAAAGCTCAAGGTCACAAAGCAGCAGCCTGGAGCTGACTCAGTGATGCACGTGCCTTGCAAGAAGAAAGACAAGTCCAAACGCCAGGACCATGACAATTACGATGATGATTCCCTCGTCGAGATTGACCCCCAGCTTCGCTACAGCTTTCAACGTAACTACCAG TTTCTTCAACGAGTATTTAGCATTGACACCATTGTGAAACCTCTTTCGCCTGCCATGGCCTACAATGTTTCCCGCAACTTGAACTTCTTCACACACAATTCTTTT AACCAGAAGGTATAG